The window TGCCTCACCCGCTTCGAAGAGCAGCGGTCGGTGCGGGGCGAGCGACTCCACAAGGCGGCGGCCCGCCTCAAGCGGCAGGCTGAGAAACACGATGTTCGCCTCGACCTTCTGGGCAACCTCGACTCCGTCGGTCCAGCTGACCGCATCGCCGAGAGTTCGGGCGATCGCGTTTGAGTGGCCGGCGATCTCGCGCCAGAGCTCGCCTTCAAGCTGGGCGTTCAACTGAGCGGAGACGAACCGCATCTTCGAGGCGAGCTGAAGCGAGCCTTTCCGCAGTACCTCGAAGCCGACGGCCAGTTCCGGGCCTGCGAAGATCACAGCTTCCCCGAACGCGGCGCCGTTCTTGTTGGCACCGAGAGTCAGCACGTCTGCCCCCGCTCCGAGGCTCAGGCTGGACAGGCTCACCTGCTGGTGGGCGGCGGCGTTGGCCAGCCGTGCACCGTCCACATGGAGCAGCATTCCGTGCTCGTGGGCGAACTCGGCCAGGGCGGTCACTTCGTCTGCGCTGTAGGCAGTACCGACCTCGGTCGCCTGGGTGATCGAGACCACCGCAGGCCAGGCGGCGTGTGGCAGGTCAGCCGGATCCGCCAGGCGAGTTGCGGCGAGCTCGGGGGTGAGCTTGCCGTCCGGGGTGTCGACGTCCAGCAGTTTCACCCCGGCGATCGCTTCCGGGGCGGCGGTTTCGTC of the Solirubrobacterales bacterium genome contains:
- a CDS encoding aminotransferase class V-fold PLP-dependent enzyme; amino-acid sequence: MDDQPSRGFASDNCSGAHPAMLDALARVNHGHCAPYGRDSETVRFGELVRAEFGENAVGCPMLNGTGANVAALRAISRPHQAVICAATAHMTVDETAAPEAIAGVKLLDVDTPDGKLTPELAATRLADPADLPHAAWPAVVSITQATEVGTAYSADEVTALAEFAHEHGMLLHVDGARLANAAAHQQVSLSSLSLGAGADVLTLGANKNGAAFGEAVIFAGPELAVGFEVLRKGSLQLASKMRFVSAQLNAQLEGELWREIAGHSNAIARTLGDAVSWTDGVEVAQKVEANIVFLSLPLEAGRRLVESLAPHRPLLFEAGEAAVIRLVASWDSRTEDVDLFVHKLTRALAP